The following coding sequences lie in one Thalassoglobus polymorphus genomic window:
- a CDS encoding YbjQ family protein — protein sequence MIVTNTETVAGYEITEIRGIVQGNTVRAKHLGRDIMAGLKNVVGGELKGYTELLTESRRQAIERMMAQADELGANAVVNVRFTTSAVTQGAAELYAYGTAVIVEPATMS from the coding sequence ATGATCGTAACAAACACGGAAACAGTTGCTGGCTATGAAATCACAGAGATTCGCGGCATTGTTCAAGGGAACACGGTTCGTGCCAAACATCTCGGACGAGACATCATGGCTGGCCTAAAAAACGTTGTGGGAGGAGAACTCAAAGGCTACACAGAACTGTTGACCGAATCGCGACGACAAGCAATCGAGCGAATGATGGCACAGGCTGATGAGTTGGGCGCCAATGCCGTGGTGAATGTCCGCTTCACAACCAGTGCTGTGACGCAAGGTGCGGCCGAACTTTACGCTTACGGAACCGCAGTCATCGTCGAGCCAGCGACCATGAGCTAA
- a CDS encoding DUF1853 family protein, with protein MSDRFSRILRDLEWAITSPSLIGPGRGSEIGDLSIPVDLDYVRAFCATEENVLSPFTSNSGSPINSHTDLITARETLNRNIESLKSFRVGRYFESLIEFWLRTLLGYEIIEHQKQLFVDGRTVGEIDFLFRDGKGDVIHLETAVKFYLHFPGSHRSGSHFIGPNSGDHFEKKVKSLFDHQLKIGKQFYSEVVRSEALVKGRIFYHPQSPAPAEFPDRMATNHLSGSWIYEGEVDWIDTFPPESLFMIARKPHWLAEEVAELSCPSLKTSAALQNFSREHFAASRRPLLVSVHRPEEDCYRESSRFFIIQKQWPSQ; from the coding sequence ATGTCTGATCGCTTTTCAAGAATCCTTCGTGACCTCGAGTGGGCGATCACCAGCCCTTCGTTGATAGGGCCCGGGCGTGGCTCGGAAATTGGGGATCTGAGTATTCCGGTCGATCTCGATTATGTTCGTGCTTTCTGTGCTACCGAAGAAAATGTGCTCTCACCGTTCACATCGAATTCCGGCAGCCCGATCAACTCGCACACCGATTTGATAACTGCCAGGGAAACGTTGAACAGGAATATTGAGTCACTCAAGAGTTTTCGTGTCGGACGATACTTCGAGTCTCTTATCGAGTTTTGGCTGCGCACACTTCTGGGATATGAGATCATCGAACATCAGAAACAGTTGTTTGTTGATGGGCGAACTGTTGGTGAGATCGATTTTCTTTTCAGGGATGGAAAAGGTGATGTGATTCATCTGGAAACGGCGGTGAAGTTTTATCTTCACTTTCCGGGGAGTCATCGAAGTGGTAGCCACTTCATTGGTCCAAACTCCGGAGACCACTTTGAGAAGAAAGTGAAGTCGTTATTCGATCATCAATTGAAGATAGGGAAGCAGTTTTACTCCGAGGTTGTTCGAAGTGAGGCGTTGGTAAAAGGGAGGATTTTTTATCATCCCCAAAGCCCTGCACCGGCCGAATTCCCGGACAGGATGGCGACAAACCATCTGAGCGGCTCGTGGATTTATGAAGGTGAAGTCGACTGGATCGATACGTTTCCTCCCGAATCGCTTTTCATGATTGCTCGGAAACCGCACTGGCTGGCGGAAGAGGTCGCCGAGCTTTCCTGTCCGTCGTTGAAGACCTCCGCAGCGTTACAGAATTTCTCTCGCGAGCACTTCGCGGCATCTCGGCGTCCGCTGTTAGTGAGCGTGCATAGGCCGGAGGAAGACTGTTATCGAGAGTCTTCGCGTTTCTTTATCATCCAGAAGCAGTGGCCCTCTCAATAA
- a CDS encoding YbjQ family protein, with protein sequence MDDSLVAVLMICFWAALFIGVPLIGIVGGRVNEYRHFKSLERREVEAHDLIVSQIKSFPAAIPGQKPPKMVYAETVIASDYLKTFLAAIRGIFGGEVRSFQKMQDRARRESLLRLIDSARQQGYNAICNVRLETADVGGGAMTRGKQANPMAAILGSATAYHASTSE encoded by the coding sequence GTGGACGACTCACTTGTTGCGGTGCTCATGATATGCTTTTGGGCCGCTTTGTTTATTGGAGTTCCACTGATCGGAATTGTAGGTGGGCGAGTGAATGAATATCGACACTTCAAAAGCCTTGAACGTCGAGAAGTAGAAGCTCACGATCTGATCGTCTCACAAATAAAATCGTTTCCAGCTGCGATACCAGGACAGAAACCACCAAAGATGGTCTACGCTGAAACAGTGATTGCTAGCGATTATCTGAAAACATTCTTAGCAGCGATCCGCGGGATCTTCGGCGGAGAAGTTCGCAGCTTTCAAAAGATGCAAGATCGCGCACGTCGAGAATCTCTACTGAGACTGATCGATTCTGCACGCCAGCAAGGCTACAACGCGATATGCAATGTCCGACTCGAAACAGCCGATGTCGGCGGCGGAGCAATGACACGCGGTAAGCAGGCCAACCCGATGGCCGCCATTCTTGGATCGGCGACAGCTTACCACGCCTCGACTTCGGAGTAA
- a CDS encoding PrsW family glutamic-type intramembrane protease → MPSHDPSIENEPHLRNGGWKRDPSEEKAAERIDYEQHHENIDDAIDQSIWSEPSRSPEISGPPPEDALTYENWLNWRISQTGSLDSWALVLCWVCVAGPLAVVGVLLGTIGTMSGIYPVQAILIGPVAEELMKIAIPLWVIERRPYLIKNRLQIFLCALAGGAVFAAVENVMYLGFDLFNWENPLTRWRWTVCVALHTFCCLISALGLSRIWHRCMQTKSFPSVQLGVPYFVTAITLHGAYNAFAILFETVYEPF, encoded by the coding sequence TTGCCCAGTCATGACCCTTCGATTGAAAATGAACCGCATCTGCGAAATGGTGGATGGAAACGCGATCCCTCCGAAGAGAAGGCTGCCGAAAGAATTGACTATGAGCAGCATCACGAAAACATTGACGATGCGATTGACCAATCGATCTGGAGCGAGCCAAGCCGATCGCCTGAAATAAGCGGCCCTCCTCCAGAAGACGCGCTGACTTATGAAAATTGGCTCAACTGGCGAATTTCACAAACCGGATCTCTCGACAGTTGGGCACTCGTCTTATGCTGGGTTTGTGTCGCCGGTCCGCTGGCAGTCGTTGGAGTCCTTCTGGGAACCATTGGGACGATGTCGGGCATCTATCCGGTTCAGGCAATCCTCATTGGGCCGGTCGCTGAGGAGTTAATGAAAATCGCAATCCCGCTCTGGGTGATCGAACGTCGGCCCTACCTGATCAAGAATCGACTGCAAATTTTTCTGTGCGCCCTCGCTGGTGGCGCAGTCTTTGCAGCTGTCGAAAACGTAATGTATCTCGGCTTCGATCTTTTCAACTGGGAGAACCCGTTGACTCGCTGGCGATGGACAGTCTGCGTTGCCTTACATACGTTTTGCTGTCTCATTTCAGCCTTGGGACTTTCAAGAATCTGGCATCGCTGCATGCAGACCAAATCGTTCCCCAGCGTTCAACTCGGTGTTCCCTACTTCGTAACCGCAATCACGCTTCACGGGGCATACAACGCATTCGCAATACTTTTCGAAACAGTTTACGAACCGTTTTAG
- a CDS encoding CAP domain-containing protein, whose protein sequence is MTRMKLRGMVLSLFGCAVLFMGAESGTESKPLTEYKLIQQMYASATNHRARSGMFAQQLDEDLCRQAQAWANNMANRNMMYHGGGEQVVGRGYGSPEACVQGWINSPGHRMWVLGGNGRCGFGVQRSWSGQWYYAGVFR, encoded by the coding sequence ATGACGAGGATGAAGCTAAGAGGAATGGTATTGAGTTTGTTCGGGTGTGCGGTTCTATTTATGGGAGCCGAATCCGGAACTGAGTCAAAGCCACTCACTGAGTACAAACTCATCCAGCAAATGTATGCGTCGGCGACGAATCATCGAGCCCGCTCAGGGATGTTCGCTCAACAGTTGGACGAAGATCTTTGTCGCCAAGCCCAAGCATGGGCAAACAATATGGCCAACCGAAACATGATGTATCATGGTGGCGGTGAGCAAGTTGTTGGTCGTGGATATGGAAGTCCGGAAGCATGCGTTCAGGGATGGATTAACTCACCAGGACACCGCATGTGGGTTCTAGGTGGAAACGGTCGCTGTGGTTTTGGTGTTCAGCGATCCTGGAGTGGTCAATGGTATTATGCTGGCGTCTTTCGTTAA
- a CDS encoding nitrilase family protein, whose amino-acid sequence MKPIRAAAVQFNHVPGDKAANMEIISGFVEQAAADNVDLLIFPEMCITGYWHLRDFPREQIEELAESVPAGPASQELLEHSKRTGMTIGAGLIEAGDDGKLYNSFVVAMPDGRVETHRKLHCFINEHMSSGNDFTVFDIPQGARVGVLICYDNNIGENVRMNALMGAEILLAPHQTGGCNSPSPKCMGVVDTKLWDQRKENPSAIEAEFRGSKGRQWLMKWLPARAHDNGLFLLFANGVGTDDNEVRTGNSMILDPYGDVITETWKAQDEMVVADLDPSLRVMCTGQRWLTTRRPELFGLLTEKTGIEEETRTVRFRRQTQGE is encoded by the coding sequence ATGAAACCAATTCGTGCAGCTGCTGTTCAGTTCAATCATGTTCCGGGTGACAAAGCTGCGAACATGGAGATCATTTCCGGCTTTGTGGAGCAGGCTGCTGCCGACAACGTCGACTTGCTTATCTTTCCGGAAATGTGCATCACCGGATATTGGCATCTACGAGACTTTCCGCGTGAACAAATTGAAGAGCTGGCTGAATCGGTTCCTGCAGGACCAGCCTCTCAAGAGTTGCTGGAGCATTCGAAACGTACCGGCATGACAATCGGCGCTGGCCTGATTGAAGCGGGCGACGACGGCAAGCTGTACAATTCATTTGTCGTCGCGATGCCCGATGGACGCGTTGAAACGCATCGTAAGTTGCACTGCTTTATCAACGAACACATGAGTTCGGGAAATGACTTCACCGTGTTCGATATCCCGCAAGGTGCGCGTGTTGGAGTGTTGATTTGTTACGACAACAACATCGGTGAAAACGTTCGGATGAATGCCCTCATGGGAGCCGAAATTTTGCTCGCCCCGCATCAAACAGGCGGGTGCAATTCGCCTAGCCCTAAGTGCATGGGCGTGGTCGATACGAAGTTGTGGGATCAGCGAAAAGAGAATCCCTCGGCGATTGAGGCCGAATTTAGAGGTTCGAAAGGTCGCCAATGGCTGATGAAATGGCTTCCTGCACGCGCACACGACAACGGACTCTTTTTGCTGTTCGCCAATGGGGTCGGAACGGACGACAACGAAGTTCGCACCGGGAATTCTATGATCCTCGATCCCTATGGGGATGTGATTACTGAAACATGGAAAGCTCAGGACGAAATGGTTGTCGCTGACCTTGATCCATCTCTCAGGGTGATGTGTACCGGCCAACGCTGGCTGACCACTCGCCGTCCGGAGTTATTCGGCCTGCTTACTGAGAAAACGGGCATTGAAGAAGAGACTCGCACCGTGCGGTTTCGACGACAGACACAGGGCGAATAA
- a CDS encoding rhodanese-like domain-containing protein, which produces MSAENQELPIEVDVHHVKALQDAGEQFLFIDCREKDEYETACIAGATLIPMSEMQDRSEELAQHKEKHIIVHCHHGGRSMRVTRWLKGQDFAKVQNMAGGIDAWSQEIDDSVPRY; this is translated from the coding sequence ATGTCTGCAGAGAATCAAGAACTCCCTATTGAAGTTGATGTTCATCATGTGAAGGCGCTTCAGGATGCTGGCGAGCAATTCCTGTTTATTGATTGCCGTGAGAAAGATGAATACGAAACAGCCTGCATTGCCGGGGCGACTCTCATCCCGATGAGTGAAATGCAGGATCGCTCAGAAGAGCTTGCACAACACAAGGAGAAACACATCATTGTTCACTGCCACCACGGTGGACGCAGTATGCGGGTCACACGATGGTTAAAAGGCCAGGACTTTGCGAAAGTTCAGAACATGGCAGGCGGTATCGATGCCTGGTCGCAGGAGATCGATGATTCTGTCCCGCGATATTAG
- a CDS encoding dihydrolipoyllysine-residue acetyltransferase codes for MSTSWELPNIGEGVDEADVAEILVSEGDQVEPTQALMELETEKAVVELPAPAAGIVKKILVSSGDTIQVGQAYMEVEETSGAANSSKPAEAAAETTSDSAKSQETENTEEVVEVSAEAEPELAASRTEIVTGSVDFDLPPLGEGVDSADVAEIMVSEGDTVAVGDPLMELETDKAVVELPSEHAGKITKIHVSEGDSLPVGSLVMTFEVSDSVPASKTAAPPQETASSSANEPSKEEVKAKSADQAPARSTPAKQAPAQTTATISTSSDDNDSNGTPVPAAPSTRRLARELGVNLRDVQGSGSGGRISQEDVQKYVKGQLQGTSLSRTVASSSGSVLAAGSIAPPPLPDFSKYGVIEREKMNKLARTAAENLTVSWNVIPHVTQHDRADITDLEEARKRFGQGIGKNGPKVTMTAIVIKALTTCLQAFPKFNSSLDPETNEIVYKKYYNIGCAVDTPNGLVVPVITDCDKKSILDIAADVTDLAVKARDRKLSVNEMQGATCTVTNIGGIGGVGFTPIVNYPEVCIMGMCRGQKELKLIDGNVQERLILPVSLSYDHRVINGAEAARFVVTFCNLLNDPFQLLTTV; via the coding sequence ATGAGTACTAGCTGGGAACTGCCAAATATCGGCGAAGGTGTCGACGAAGCTGATGTCGCGGAAATTTTAGTCTCCGAAGGTGACCAGGTTGAGCCGACACAAGCTCTCATGGAGCTTGAAACCGAAAAGGCAGTTGTCGAATTGCCTGCACCCGCTGCGGGCATCGTTAAGAAAATTCTCGTCAGTTCCGGTGATACGATTCAGGTTGGCCAAGCATATATGGAGGTCGAAGAAACCTCTGGGGCAGCTAATTCTTCCAAACCTGCCGAAGCAGCGGCTGAAACGACCAGTGATTCAGCAAAGTCTCAAGAAACGGAAAATACTGAGGAGGTTGTTGAGGTCTCAGCGGAAGCGGAGCCTGAACTGGCTGCCTCTCGAACGGAAATCGTAACAGGTTCTGTCGATTTCGATCTTCCGCCACTCGGTGAAGGTGTGGACTCAGCTGATGTGGCTGAGATCATGGTCTCCGAAGGGGATACCGTTGCAGTTGGCGATCCGTTGATGGAACTCGAAACTGATAAAGCGGTTGTCGAACTCCCAAGTGAACACGCTGGCAAGATCACAAAAATCCATGTTTCCGAAGGAGACTCTCTCCCAGTCGGTTCGCTGGTCATGACTTTTGAAGTCTCTGATTCAGTTCCCGCTTCGAAAACGGCAGCACCTCCGCAAGAAACTGCGTCCTCATCAGCGAATGAGCCATCAAAAGAAGAAGTCAAAGCAAAATCAGCAGACCAAGCTCCAGCGCGAAGCACCCCAGCGAAGCAAGCACCAGCTCAGACAACAGCTACAATCAGTACAAGCAGCGACGATAACGACTCGAACGGAACTCCAGTTCCTGCAGCTCCGTCGACAAGGCGTCTCGCTCGCGAGTTAGGTGTCAACTTGCGAGATGTCCAAGGCTCGGGCAGTGGTGGCCGAATCAGCCAGGAAGACGTACAAAAGTACGTAAAAGGGCAGCTTCAAGGGACGTCACTGAGTCGAACAGTTGCCAGTTCTAGTGGCTCCGTATTGGCTGCCGGATCGATCGCACCACCTCCTCTTCCCGATTTCTCGAAATATGGCGTGATCGAGCGGGAGAAGATGAACAAGCTCGCTCGGACAGCAGCAGAGAATTTAACTGTCTCCTGGAATGTCATTCCACATGTGACGCAGCATGACCGGGCAGACATCACCGATCTTGAAGAGGCCAGAAAACGTTTCGGTCAGGGGATCGGAAAAAATGGTCCAAAAGTCACCATGACTGCGATTGTCATCAAAGCTTTGACGACTTGTTTACAAGCGTTCCCCAAGTTCAATAGTAGCCTGGACCCGGAAACAAACGAGATCGTCTATAAGAAGTACTACAACATTGGTTGTGCGGTCGATACGCCGAACGGTCTTGTCGTTCCAGTCATTACGGATTGTGACAAGAAAAGTATCCTTGATATTGCTGCCGACGTGACTGATTTGGCAGTGAAGGCTCGCGATCGAAAACTCTCCGTCAACGAGATGCAGGGAGCAACCTGCACCGTGACCAACATCGGCGGGATCGGCGGAGTCGGATTTACACCGATTGTGAACTACCCTGAGGTTTGCATCATGGGGATGTGTCGGGGACAGAAAGAACTGAAGTTGATTGATGGGAACGTGCAGGAACGGTTGATTCTGCCAGTGAGTCTGTCTTACGACCATCGTGTGATCAATGGAGCAGAGGCCGCCAGGTTTGTGGTGACATTCTGTAACTTGCTCAACGATCCGTTTCAGTTATTAACAACCGTTTGA
- a CDS encoding carboxylesterase family protein has translation MRTLLAAFILVGCSLSEVGADEINQKSAKLNRTVTVEMDYLISLPKDYEKQEKWPLILFLHGAGERGNDLERVKVHGPPKLVEQGKEFPFIVVSPQCPKGKWWHAMELSALLDEIEEKYKVDADRIYVTGLSMGGFGTWDLAMYAPKRFAAIAPICGGGDRQFGKALKDTPAWVFHGAKDRAVPVERSVEMVEAIKSNGGDAKLTIYPDAQHDSWTETYNNPELYQWFLKHQRLANETE, from the coding sequence ATGCGAACACTTCTCGCTGCTTTCATTCTTGTAGGATGTTCTCTCTCCGAAGTCGGAGCTGATGAGATAAATCAAAAGTCGGCTAAACTCAATAGGACCGTCACGGTTGAGATGGACTATCTGATCTCGCTTCCCAAAGATTATGAGAAGCAAGAGAAATGGCCCCTCATTTTATTTCTCCATGGAGCAGGTGAGCGCGGAAATGACCTGGAACGTGTTAAAGTCCATGGCCCACCAAAGCTGGTTGAGCAGGGAAAAGAATTTCCCTTTATCGTGGTTTCGCCGCAATGTCCGAAAGGGAAATGGTGGCATGCGATGGAATTAAGTGCGCTGCTTGACGAAATCGAAGAGAAGTACAAAGTTGATGCAGATCGGATTTACGTGACCGGTCTGAGTATGGGAGGATTTGGGACCTGGGACTTGGCGATGTACGCCCCGAAACGATTTGCAGCGATTGCACCGATCTGTGGCGGAGGCGATCGGCAGTTCGGAAAGGCTTTGAAAGATACTCCCGCGTGGGTCTTTCATGGAGCGAAAGATCGTGCGGTTCCGGTTGAAAGATCAGTCGAAATGGTCGAAGCAATCAAATCAAATGGTGGTGATGCGAAATTGACCATCTATCCGGATGCCCAGCACGATTCCTGGACGGAAACCTACAACAACCCAGAGTTGTATCAGTGGTTTCTGAAGCATCAGCGGTTGGCGAATGAGACGGAATGA
- a CDS encoding outer membrane protein assembly factor BamB family protein, with product MTSSLFANKNGLFLFGVFLSLTFQSCSDAQEPGRATLSPSSPPSPGKTISPEREGEDWPHFLGLTHDGISRETGLLEKWPEAGPPLIWEKEVGTGYGAPSVLGRQIVLHHRLDDEEIVECWDALTGKEIWQHAYPSKFRDPYGYNNGPRCSPILTKEHCFTLGAEGKLTCLKLSDGSLVWEHDLKADYNIPDGFFGVGASPILEGKKLIVLVGGQPNSGVVAFDSISGKKLWEAVGEETWDNTETGWPNDPTYRWKGDEMVVSYSSPVAATIHGKRHLLCLMRQGLVSLDPETGKTHFKHWFRSRTHDSVNAARPVVVDDTILLSAAYRVGATLLKVNQDGKSYDVVWSDARNLLTHWSTAIPLDDCFLGFSGRHENQGELRCIDAKTGKVKWETSGFDNPETLGRSASGAIVSKETGKVVPWPFYGRGSKILADGKFIVLAERGTLALVNATTENWQEISRYSAPRMHYPCWTAPVLSRGLLYLRCDDAMVCIDLKKESE from the coding sequence ATGACCTCTTCTTTATTCGCGAATAAAAACGGCCTCTTCCTCTTCGGAGTCTTCCTCTCTCTCACATTTCAATCCTGCAGCGATGCTCAAGAACCTGGGCGAGCAACCTTGTCTCCGTCGTCGCCACCTTCACCCGGAAAGACGATTAGCCCGGAAAGAGAAGGGGAGGACTGGCCTCATTTTCTGGGACTGACGCATGATGGAATTTCCCGAGAAACAGGCTTACTCGAAAAATGGCCGGAAGCAGGTCCGCCGCTGATTTGGGAAAAAGAAGTTGGCACAGGCTACGGAGCCCCCTCGGTTCTTGGCCGGCAAATCGTTTTACATCATCGTCTTGACGATGAAGAGATCGTGGAATGCTGGGACGCACTGACCGGGAAAGAGATCTGGCAGCATGCATACCCAAGCAAATTCCGTGACCCATACGGATACAATAACGGCCCTCGCTGCTCCCCCATTCTGACTAAGGAGCATTGCTTCACTCTCGGAGCAGAAGGAAAGTTGACTTGCTTGAAGCTCTCTGACGGATCTCTAGTGTGGGAGCACGATCTCAAAGCTGACTACAACATCCCTGATGGGTTCTTCGGTGTCGGCGCATCACCAATCCTCGAAGGCAAGAAGTTGATCGTTCTCGTGGGAGGACAACCAAACTCTGGGGTTGTCGCATTCGATTCAATTTCGGGGAAAAAACTTTGGGAAGCGGTCGGAGAAGAGACATGGGACAACACCGAAACAGGTTGGCCCAACGATCCAACTTATCGATGGAAAGGGGACGAGATGGTGGTCAGCTACTCATCTCCTGTCGCAGCTACGATTCATGGAAAACGTCATCTTCTCTGTCTGATGCGGCAAGGTTTGGTCTCACTTGATCCAGAGACAGGGAAGACTCATTTTAAGCACTGGTTCCGATCTCGTACTCACGATTCCGTCAATGCAGCTCGACCGGTCGTCGTCGATGATACGATTCTGCTGTCGGCTGCGTATCGGGTTGGGGCAACACTCTTGAAAGTCAATCAGGACGGGAAGAGCTACGACGTCGTGTGGAGCGATGCCCGTAATTTACTTACACACTGGTCGACCGCCATCCCGCTTGACGATTGCTTCCTCGGTTTTAGTGGACGCCACGAGAACCAGGGAGAACTCCGCTGCATCGATGCCAAGACCGGTAAAGTGAAGTGGGAAACCAGCGGGTTCGACAATCCAGAAACTCTTGGAAGATCGGCCTCTGGAGCGATTGTCAGCAAAGAGACGGGAAAGGTTGTCCCGTGGCCATTTTACGGACGTGGCTCCAAAATTCTTGCAGACGGAAAATTCATCGTCCTGGCAGAACGTGGGACTCTGGCACTTGTGAATGCGACAACCGAAAACTGGCAGGAAATCTCGCGATACTCCGCACCACGGATGCACTACCCCTGCTGGACCGCTCCAGTTCTTTCACGTGGCCTGTTGTACTTACGATGTGACGATGCGATGGTCTGCATCGATCTTAAAAAAGAGAGCGAATAG
- the tatC gene encoding twin-arginine translocase subunit TatC codes for MNRPTKDLFDDSSMTFGEHLEILRVHLIKAIIGLVIAVVICLLNGAKLVNIIRGPIDQALSKYSQINVEDDVQDGFAEQLGFDTLFELFLGEPEKTAIDEETGEEYVIEEEIKPHPDLVKVKVPVEEITRALHKADPERFPKPEKPKTSGVDTPNTTTTNETVQNVESEQAVPSRNITLTLQAPEFAQFQATVEQSRRAVTLNVQEAFLTYIKVSLISGLVLSSPWIFFQLWQFVAAGLYPHERKYVYVFGGISLVLFLVGAAFCFYAVFPFVLNFLLKFNATLEISPQIRISEWISFAVMLPLMFGVSFQLPLVMLFLERISIFQVEQFKEQRRMAVLVIAIVSMLLTPADPMSMLLMMIPLVFLYELGIKLCKWAPTASPFEPEAI; via the coding sequence ATGAACCGGCCAACTAAAGACCTCTTTGACGACTCATCGATGACGTTCGGTGAGCATCTGGAAATTCTCCGTGTGCATTTGATCAAAGCCATTATTGGCTTGGTCATCGCCGTGGTGATCTGTCTCCTGAATGGGGCTAAGCTGGTTAACATTATTCGTGGGCCAATCGATCAGGCACTGTCGAAATATTCACAAATTAACGTTGAAGACGATGTCCAGGACGGGTTCGCTGAGCAGTTGGGATTTGACACACTTTTCGAATTGTTCTTAGGAGAACCAGAAAAGACTGCGATTGATGAAGAGACCGGCGAAGAGTACGTCATTGAGGAAGAAATCAAACCACACCCTGATTTGGTGAAAGTGAAAGTTCCGGTTGAGGAAATCACTCGCGCACTTCATAAGGCCGACCCGGAACGCTTTCCGAAACCGGAGAAGCCGAAAACTTCTGGTGTCGACACTCCAAACACGACCACCACAAATGAGACTGTTCAGAATGTTGAATCTGAACAAGCAGTTCCATCCCGGAATATCACCTTGACTTTGCAAGCTCCAGAGTTTGCTCAGTTTCAGGCAACAGTGGAGCAATCTCGCCGGGCAGTCACGCTGAATGTTCAAGAGGCTTTTCTGACCTATATCAAGGTTTCGCTGATTTCGGGGCTGGTACTTTCCAGTCCCTGGATCTTCTTTCAGTTGTGGCAATTCGTCGCTGCGGGGTTGTATCCGCACGAACGAAAATATGTGTACGTTTTCGGAGGGATCAGTCTTGTGCTATTTCTCGTCGGCGCGGCATTTTGCTTTTATGCAGTCTTCCCGTTTGTGCTCAACTTCCTTTTGAAATTCAACGCAACACTCGAGATCAGCCCGCAAATCCGAATTTCTGAATGGATCAGCTTTGCTGTCATGTTACCGCTGATGTTTGGAGTTAGCTTTCAACTTCCATTGGTGATGCTCTTTCTCGAACGAATCTCAATTTTCCAGGTCGAACAGTTCAAGGAACAACGACGAATGGCCGTCTTGGTGATTGCAATTGTGTCGATGCTGCTGACTCCTGCCGATCCGATGAGCATGCTGCTGATGATGATTCCGTTGGTGTTCCTGTACGAACTCGGAATCAAACTTTGCAAGTGGGCGCCGACTGCAAGTCCGTTTGAACCTGAAGCGATCTAA